In Micromonospora cremea, the genomic window AGCGGGTGATCCTGCCCGACCTGGCGGCCGGGTGCTCGATGGCGGACATGGCCGTGCTGGGCCAGGTCGAGGCGGCCTGGGACACGCTGACCGAGTTGGGCATCGCCGGCGAGACCGTGCCGGTGACGTACATGAACTCCTCGGCCGACATCAAGGGCTTCGTCGGCCGCAACGGTGGCGTGGTCTGCACCTCTTCCAACGCCAAGCGCGCCCTGGACTGGGCGTTCGAGCAGGGGTCGAAGGTGCTCTTCCTGCCCGACCAGCACCTGGGCCGCAACACGGCGGTGCTGGAGATGGGCCTGTCCCTGGACGACTGCGTGCTCTACGACCCGCACAAGCCCGGCGGCGGGCTCACCCCCGAGCAGCTGCGGGACGCCAAGATGATCCTCTGGCGCGGGCACTGCTCGGTGCACGGCCGGTTCACCCTGGAGAGCGTCAACGACGTGCGCGAGCGGGTGCCCGGGGTCAACGTGCTGGTCCACCCGGAGTGCCGGCACGAGGTGGTCACGGCCGCCGACTACATCGGCTCGACCGAGTACATCATCAAGACCATCGAGGCGGCCCCGGCCGGCTCGGCGTGGGCGCTCGGCACCGAGCTGAACCTGGTCCGCCGGCTGGCGCTGGCACACCCGGACAAGCAGGTCATGTTCCTGGACAAGGCGGTCTGCTACTGCTCGACGATGAACCGGATCGACCTGCCGCACCTGGTCTGGGCGCTGGAGGAGCTGGTCGCCGGCCGGGTGGTCAACCAGATCACGGTGGACGTCGACACCGCGCACCACGCCCGGGTCGCGCTGGATCAGATGCTCGCCCTGCCCGGCGCGGACACCCCGCCGGCAGCTGCGGCCTGATCACGATCCGTAGCGCCCTTGGTACGCAAAAGTGCCGGATCACCGATTAATGCCACACACGCCGATGTGACCGAGTCCTTTCTCGTCACCGAGGGCTATGCTGCCGGAGCGACGACGCAAGCGGGCCGTTTCGATATGGCCGCATCCGGGGTAGCGAAGGAGTTCACGCTCCCCACCATCAACACGGCAGCACCGACGCGCTGGAGGTTGCGTTGACCGACGACGTCCTGGTCGTGCACGGAGGCACTCCGCTTGAAGGGCGGATCCGCGTGCGCGGCGCGAAGAACCTGGTTTCGAAGGCGATGGTCGCCGCGCTGCTCGGCGACAGCCCCAGCCGGCTGTTCGACGTGCCGAAGATCCGCGACGTCGAGGTGGTCCGGGGTCTGCTCGGTCTGCACGGCGTCAAGGTCACCGACGGCACCGAGGACGGCGAGCTCGTCTTCGACCCGGCCAACGTGGAGAGCGCCAGCACCGACCAGATCAACGTGCACGCCGGCTCCAGCCGGATCCCGATCCTGTTCTGCGGCCCGCTGCTGCACCGGCTCGGGCACGCGTTCATCCCGGACCTGGGCGGCTGCCACATCGGCCCGCGCCCGATCGACTTCCACCTTCAGGCGCTGCGCGAGTTCGGTGCCACGGTCGACAAGCGGCCCGAGGGCCTGCATCTGTCCGCGCCGAACGGCCTGCACGGGACCAAGTTCGCCCTGCCGTACCCGAGCGTCGGCGCCACTGAGCAGGTGCTGCTGACCGCGGTGATGGCCGAGGGTGTCACCGAACTGCGCAACGCCGCGGTGGAGCCGGAGATCATCGACCTGATCTGCATCCTGCAGAAGATGGGCGCGATCATCAAGGTGCACACCGACCGGGTGATCGAGATCCAGGGCGTACCGAAGCTGCACGGCTACACCCACCGGCCGATCCCGGACCGGATCGAGGCGGCGAGCTGGGCCGCGGCCGCGCTGGCCACCCGCGGTCACGTCGAGGTGCTCGGCGCGCAGCAGGCCGACATGATGACCTTCCTGAACATCTTCCGCTCGGTCGGCGGCGAGTACGAGGTCACCGACGCCCGGCCGCCGAAGCTGGGCGACCCGGGTCAGGAGGGTGGCATCCGGTTCTGGCACCCGGGCGGCGAGCTGAACGCCGTGGCGCTGGAGACCGACGTGCACCCGGGCTTCATGACCGACTGGCAGCAGCCGCTGGTCGTGGCGCTCACCCAGGCCCGCGGGCTGTCGATCGTCCACGAGACGGTCTACGAGCAGCGGCTGGGCTACACGGAGGCGCTGAACTCGATGGGCGCCAACATCCAGGTCTACCGGGACTGCCTCGGCGGCACGCCGTGCCGCTTCGGCCGGCGCAACTTCAAGCACTCGGCGGTGATCGCCGGGCCGAGCAAGCTGCACGCCGCCGACCTGGTCATCCCGGACCTGCGGGCCGGTTTCAGCCACCTGATCGCGGCGCTCGCGGCCGAGGGTACCTCGCGGGTGTACGGCGTCGACCTGATCAACCGGGGCTACGAGGACTTCGAGGCGAAGCTCGCCGACCTGGGCGCGCACGCCGAGCGTCCGTAACCTCGAACACGTTTCGTTCGCGCCCGGTGCACCGCGATGTGCACCGGGCGCGAACCGTTGGCTACCCTTGCCGCGTGCCGTCGCTCTTTCGCCGCAAGTCCACCGACCTCGTCGACGAGGCCGTCTCCTCGGTGACGCCCGAGGAGACCGCCGAGCGGCCCCGGGGCTACACCCCGGCCAAGGGTCGGGAGACGCCCAAGCGGCCGACCGCCGGCCGCCGCCCGGCCGGCCCCACCCGCCCCCTCACGAAGGAGGAGGAGCGGGAGCGCCGCCGCCAGTTGCGCGCCGAGGCCGCGTCGGAGTTCCGCCGTGAGGGCGGCCCGCGCGACCGCGGCCCGGAGCGGCTGCTGGCCCGTAACGTGGTCGACTCCCGGCGTACCGTCGGCACCTGGTTCTTCGGCGGCGCGCTGATCGTGCTGATCGGGTCGAACGCGGCGATGCCGCCGGTGGTCCGGCTGATCTCCAACGTGCTCTGGGGCGCGCTGGCACTCGGTGTGGTCGTCGACTCGGTGTTGATCTGTCGCAAGATCAGCAAGCTCGTCCGGCAGCGCTTCCCGAAGACCGACCAGCGGATGGGCTCGCTCTACCTGTACGCGATCATGCGGTCGATCACCTTCCGGCGGATGCGCGCCCCGGCTCCGCAGGTCAAGCTCGGCGACAAGGTCTGAACCCGGCTTACGGCACGCCGAGCGGGCGCACCGCGATCATGGCCGCACCGAGGGCGAGCAGGTCATAAAGCATCCGGGCGTCGGTTGTTCGTTGTAGCGTACGAATGGTTCACCGTGCTGAACACCACACCGGTGTTCGTCGAACCGAACGTCGATCCAACGGAGCGAACGCATGTCTCCCGAACCGGCCGCCCCGCTCGGCACCATCGCCGCCGCCCTGCGCCGCGAGCGGGACCGGGTCGGCATCTCGCTGACCGAGCTCGCCCGGCGGGCGGGCGTCGCCAAGTCCACCCTCTCCCAGCTGGAGTCGGGGACCGGCAACCCGAGCGTGGAGACGCTGTGGGCGCTCGGCGTGGCGCTCGGCGTGCCGCTCAGCCGGCTGGTGGAGCCCGCCGACGACTCCGTGCGGGTCATCCGCGCCGGGGACGGGCCCCAGGTCCGCTCCGAGCAGGCCGACGCCGCCGGGACGCTGCTCAGCGCCGGGCCGGCGCACCTGCGTCGGGACATCTACCTGATCGAGCTGGAGCCGGGCGCGATCCGGGCCGCGGACGGGCACACTCCCCGCAGCGTCGAGCACGTGGTGGTCGCCGCCGGACGGCTGCGGGTGGGCCCCGAGTCCGGCCCGGTCGAGCTGGGCCCCGGCGACTACGCGACGTTCCCCGGCGACGCCCCGCACCGCTACGAGGCGCTGGCCCCCGGCACTCTCGCCGTCCTCATCATGGAACACCCCTGACCGGGTCCCGATCCCGCGCGAGCCGAGCCGGCGGCCGGTGGAGTATCGTCGGAGACCGGTTTTCGGTTATCGACCCAATTGTCCGAAACCATAGGATAACGTTTGCGCCCGTGGGCGGCGCCACAGTGGCGGTGAGCGAGCCCACGCCGTTACCCTCCATCCGCAGCCACGCCCTGCCGAAACGGGCGACCTGACCGGCACGCGAGGCCCAGCGCGACAATCTGCAACGAGGTGACAACGCCGTGAGCGAGCGGACGCGAGCCGGCCACCGGAGCGTGGCAGGCGGCGACCGGACGCCCGGCGGCCACCGGGGCGCGAACGCGGACCGCCCTCCTCTTGCACCGATCGGCCACCTGGCCGGGTATGGCGACGGGCTCGACGGATGAACGGCCGCTACACCGACCGGTGGCGGGACCCGAACGAACCGTCCTGGGTGGTCGAACCAACCACCGAGTGGCATCCTCAGTTCCCCGGCCAGCGCTATCCCGGCGACATCGGCATGTCCCACCAGCCGCCTCCGCCGCCGCGCGGCCGGGCGGCCGTCGCCGGCCGCGCCGAGGTGCCTCCGCTCGCGCCCACCCGCCCGGACGGCACCTACCTCGGCCGGTCCTGGGCAGACGAGGAGCCGGCCGAGACGGCTCCGTACGGCCGGTCCTGGGCCGACGAGGAGCCGCCCGGAACGCCGACCCACGGCGGGTCACGGGGCGGCGAACGCCCCGTCGAGGCGTCCGCCTACGGCCGGCCGGACGGTGCCGAATCCCGCCACTACGACCATGAGCCGTACCGCCGACCGCTGCCCGAGCCGACCCGGCGGGACGACCGCCGTTCCCCCGAATCAGACCGGCGGACCGCCTGGTCCGACCGGCGCCCGAACGACGACCGGGCACCGGCCCGGGAGGCTGCCTGGCACCGGGACCAGCCCGCCGAGCGGCACGACGGCCGCCGACTCCGGCACGATCCGGCCGACCGGGAGCGGGGGTACCCGACCGCGCCACCGGTGTCCCCCGCGCCCCGGGCCGAGCCCGGCTGGGTGCCGGAGCCGGACGAGCCGCCGCGCCGGCGTGGCACGCAGGAGCGCCCGGCCGCCGGATACGACCGGCACCCCGGTGACGGGTACCCTGCCCGGCCCAGCCGGGGCCACGAGGGCCGCCCGGCCGACGGCTGGGCCGCCGGCGGGGCCGGCCAGTGGGCCCCCGTGGAGGGCCGCTCGCGGTACCCCGCCGACGGGTACCCCGATCGCGCCGCCGACGACACCCGCCGTCCAGACCGGACGGCCGACGCACGGCGCGCTGAGCGGGCCGCCGACGACGGCCGCCACCCTGAAAGGTTCGTCGACGACGCGCGCCCGGCGGCGCGGGCCCGTGCGGACGCCGGTGCGCCTCCGGAGCGGCGGTACCGCCTGGACGAGGCAGTCGGCGCACCGCAGACACCGGACGGTGGACGACGGCACCGGCCCGAACCGGAGCTGCCGGGACAGCCGCGCCGGGATGACGAGCGGCGCCGGCCAGCCGACCCGCACAGGCAGCAGCCCCGCGAGGCGGCGGCCCGCGCCGAGGCGTACCCGGACCGGCGCCCCCGCGAGGAGACCCGGCCGGAGACGTACCGCGAGGAGACGTACCGCGACCGGCGCCCCCGCGAGGAGACCCAGCCGGAGACGTACCGCGAGGAGCGGCCGCAGCCCGACCACCGCCCGGACGGCACCCTGCCCTGGCCACCGCCGGGTCCGGTGCGTCCGCACCGCACGGAGCCGGGCCACCAGGGCGATGCGCACCGCACCGCCGACCCGCACCGCACCGTCTCCGAGCCGGGCGTCCCGTCGCGGCCGGCCACCCGGCCCGAGAGGCCGCCCGTCGCGCCGTCCCGGTACGACGAACGACCGGCGCGTCCCGCCGCGGCGGCTCCGCCGGCACCGGCCACCTCCGGCCGGGCGACCCCGGTCCCGCCGACACCCGTCTCCCCGGCCGGGCCGGACGCCGGCCGCCCAGCCCCGGTCCCGCCCGTCTCCCCGGAGCGACCGGTGCCACCGGCATCCGTCTCCCCCGCCGCGCCCGGCCGGGACCGGCCGATCTCGGCCGCCCCGGCCTCCCCCGCGCCAGCGGACCACGAGCGCCGACCGGCCGACCACGTCCCGCCGCGCCGCCCGGATCAGAACCGGCCGGTGTCGGCGGCCCCGGTCTCCCCGGCGGCGGACGTACCCGTCTCGGGTCCACCGGCTGCCCGGCTCCGGCTGGAGTTCCTGCCCGCGCCGGTGGACCCGCCGCTGGCCGACGAGCACCCGGACCCGCCGGTGTCACCCGCACCCCGGACGCCGGCCGATCCGACACCGTCGGAGCAGCCTGCCCCGACAGCGGACGCGCGACCGCCGCTCGCGCCGCCGCCCGCCTGGCAGGCCTCGGATCCCCCGGTCCCGACAGCCACGGCTCCAACACCCACGACCCCGACAGCCACGGCCGCGACACCCACGGCGGACGCCGAGCCGGCGCTCCCGCTGGCACCCGGCATGCCGCGCCGCTACGTCCCCCCGCCGCCGTCGGAGCCGCCGGTGGCGCCCGCCCCGGAGCCGGTCGAGGCTCCGGTCACCCGGGGGCCGGCCGCCTGGTTCAGCCCCGCCCAGGAGCCGGAGTCCGACCAGGACGAACCGGAGACGGACCGCCGGCCAGCCGAGGCGACCGACGACCGGTCGGCGGCCGGTGGCCCGGCCGGCTCCTCCGCGCCCACCGGAGCGGAGTCCGACCCGTTGACGCCCGCTGCCGAGTCGGCCGCCGACGGCTGGACGACCGACCCGCACCCGGACTCCACGGTCGAGCCGGGCGGCGTGGCACCGGCACCCCAGGTCCGGCCGGTCTCCGCACCGCCCGCGCGACCGATCTCGGCACCACCGGCCGAACCGGTCTCCGCACCGCCAGCCGAACCGGTCTCCGGCGATCGCGACCCCTGGGCCGACGACCTGGTCACCGATCCTGACCCCGCAGTCGGGTCGACATCGATTGACGCCCTCGGACCCGTGTCCGCACCGCCGGCTTATCCGGTGTCCGCACCGCCGGCTTATCCGGTGTCCGCACCGCCGGCCTATCCGGTGTCCGCACCGCCGGCCTATCCGGTGTCCGCACCGCCGGCCTATCCGGTGTCCGCACCGCCGGCCTATCCGGTCTCCGCACCGCCGGCCTATCCGGCGTCCGGTGCCTCCCGCAGGTGGGCGGACGATCTGCTCGACGAGGCACAGCCCCTCGTCGAGCCGGCACCGGCGCAGGCCCACCCGCCGGTCTCCGTCGCGCCGGAGACCGGCGGAACACCGCACCAGCGCACCGATCCGGCGCCCGCCGAGACCGACCCCGACGTCTCCGGATCCCCTGACGCGCCGGCCTACGACGAACCCGACGACTGGACGGACGAGGGCGTCGCCGAGCCGGAGCCGCTGGACCGGCCGACATCGGCACCACCCGCATACATCGGCGCTTACCAGCCGGTACCGGCACCGCTGGACCGGCCGTTCTCCGCACCGCCCGCAGGAGACAGTGACCCGTCCGAGCGCGACCCGGTGGACGACGCGCGCTCGGCGCCGGACGCGCCGCCGGCGGACGCGCCGGCCGGTCGGAGCCCCGGCGAACCGATGGCCGGCTCGCAGACCGACGACGTGTCCGCCGCCGGTGCGTTGTCGGCCCGGTCTGCGCCGTCCGACCACGACCCGGAAGAGCCCGTCCCGGCGGAGCCCACACGGCCGGACTCGGCTGCGACCGTCTCGGCCGCGCCCGTGTCAGCCCCGCCCGCAGCACCGGTGTCCGCGCCACCGACCTCCACGGCGCCCGTGTCCGCGCCGCCCGTCTTCACGGCGCCCGTGTCCGCGCCACCGACCACCGCGCCACCGGTCTCCGCGGCACCGGTCTCCGCGCCGCCAGTCCCGGTGGCGCCCGTCTCCGCGCCGCCAGTCTCCGCGCCACCGGTCTCCGCGCCGCCAGTCTCGGTGGCGCCCGTCTCCGCGCCACCCGTCTCCGCACCGCCGATCTCCGCGCCGCCGGTCTCCGCGCCGCCGGCCGCAGCCGTTCCCGGGCCGTGGAGCGGCTCACCGGAGGCAAGCGTGCCGGTGTCCGCGCCACCCGGCGCGGCGCCGCCGGCGACCCGCCGGCCGCTGGCCGAGCAGGGCGACCCGGAGCAGGTTCTTGCGGCGTACCGGTGGCGGCTGGACCCGGTCACCCTGCGCGAGGACCTGACCGAACCGGACGAGATGCGGGCGATCCGGCGGCGGCTGACCGAGAAGTTGGGCTCTGCCGCCGACAACCGGGCTCGGGCCCGCCTGCTCAGCCTGCGGGCGGTGGCCTCCCGGATCCTGGGCGAACTGGACGACGCGCTGGCCGACGGCCGGCTCGCCCTCACCTACGCCGAGGCCACCGGCGAGCTGCGCCGGACGGCGCTGGCCCAGGCACGGCTGGCCCACGTGCTGCGCTGGCGCGGCGACTTCGCCGAGGCCGACCAACTCTTCGCCAAAGCGAACTCGGTCGAACTGCCCGACCGGCTGCGGGCCGCCCTACATGAGCACGCCGGGCGGTCCTGCTATGACCAGGGCCGGCTGATGGAAGCCTGCCACCACTTCGAGCAGGCCCTCGACCTGCGCGGCGCCGGCGACGCCGAACTCCTGGACCGGATCCGGGTGGCCCTCGACGCGGTCGCCACCCGGGCCGCGGCTGACGGCTTCGGGCCGTACCCCCGGGGTCGGGACGAGGTGCTCGACCGCGACCGACCCCCGATGCCGGGCCGGGACGGACCGCTGTGGGGGTACACCGATCCGAAGGGTGACCTGGTCATCCCCGCCCGCTACGCCGAGGCGCAGCCGTTCCACGACGGATTGGCCTGGGTCCGCCGGCCGGACACCGACCGGTGGTCGCTGATCAACCTGCTCGGTACGACGGTGATCCCGCCGTCGTACCGCGCGGCGCGCCCGTTCAGCGACGGCCTGGCCTGGGTGGTCACGGACGGCGGCTGGGCGGCGATCGACGCGACCGGCGAGGTGCAGGTCCGGCCCAACTTCGCCGAGATGCGCCCGTTCCGCCGCGGGGTGGCCGCGGTCAGGCGCGAGGGTTGGGGGGCGGTCGACCGGACCGGTCGGATCGTGCTGCCTACCCGCTACCACGGCTTCGCCACCGAACTGGCCGACGGCCAGCAGGTCGACGGGTTCACCGACGAGGGCCTCGCCGTGGTCGACGTGGGCGGCCGGCGTGGCGTGGTGGACCGCGGCGGCACGGTGCTGGTGCCGCCAGCGCACCCGATGCTGGTCATCCACCCGGTGGCGTTCCTGATCGGCAGCGGCACCGGACGCTGGGGTGCCCTGGACCGGCGCGGCGAGCCGCTCATCGATGCCGTGCACCGCGACCGGGCCGCGGTGCTGGCGGAGATCGACCGGCTACTCATCGACGCCAACCCGGTGCTCTGACCGGCGGTTCGGCAACCCCGAATCGCCAGGGCTAGGGTCGGGTCATGGAATTCCGACACCTGGGCCGTTCCGGCCTGTTGGTCAGCGAGATCTCGTACGGCAACTGGATCACCCACGGTTCGCAGGTCGAGGAGGACGCCGCGTTCGCCTGCGTCCGGGCCGCCCTCGACGCGGGGATCACCACCTTCGACACCGCCGACGTGTACGCCGGCACCCGGGCCGAGGACGTGCTCGGTCGGGCGCTGCAGAACGAGCGCCGCGAGGGCCTGGAGATCTTCACCAAGGTCTACTGGCCGACCGGTCCCGGCCGCAACGACCGCGGCCTGTCCCGCAAGCACATCATGGAGTCGATCAACGGCTCGCTGCGCCGGTTGCGCACCGATTACGTGGACCTCTACCAGGCCCACCGGTACGACCACAGCACGCCGCTCGAGGAGACGATGGAGGCGTTCGCCGACGTCGTGCACTCCGGCAAGGCGCACTACATCGGCGTCTCCGAGTGGACCGCGGCGCAGCTGCGGGCCGCCCACCCGCTCGCCCGGGAGCTGCACATTCCGCTGGTCTCCAACCAGCCGCAGTACTCGATGCTCTGGCGGGTCATCGAGACCGAGGTCGTGCCGGCCAGCGAGGAGCTGGGCATCGGCCAGATCGTCTGGTCGCCGATGGCGCAGGGTGTGCTCTCCGGCAAGTACCTGCCGGGGCAGCCGCCGCCGGCCGGTTCCCGCGCCACCGACGAGAAGTCCGGTGCGGGCTTCATCTCCCGGTTCATGACCGACGAGGTGCTGACCCGGGTTCAGCAGCTCAAGCCGCTGGCCGAGCAGGCCGGGCTGAGCATGGCCCAGCTCGCGGTGGCCTGGGTGTTGCAGAACCCGAACGTGTCGTCCGCGATCATCGGCGCGTCCCGTCCCGAGCAGGTGCACGACAACGTCAAGGCGGCCGGGGTGAAGCTCGACGCCGAGCTGCTCAAGGCGATCGACGAGATCGTCGAGCCGGTCACCGAGCGGGACCCGGCCAAGACCGAGTCCCCCGCACAGCGCCCGTAACGCTCACCCCCCGGTCCCCGACCCTGCCGGCCCCGACCCCGCCGACCCCGGCCTCGCCAATCTAGGGCATTTCGCTGCCGATGGAGATCAACAAGCAGCGATAAGCCCTAGATCGGCGGGGGTCAGGGGCGGGGCGCGGGGGGCGGGGGGCGGGGGCGGGCGGGGGACGAGGGCGGGGCGGGGGTTAGGACTGCCAGAAGCGGATCAGGTCTAGGCCGGCGGCGTAGAGCCACGAGGGCAGGCCGAGCAGGTCCCCGATCGCGAAGACGACGTCGAAGAACCAGCCGCCGATGCGCGGGTTCCACAGCAGCGCGAAGAGCAGCAGGAAGCCGTACGGGGCGAACAGGTCGTACATTCGGCGCCACTGCGGGTTGAGCCACGGCTGGATCATGTTGCCGCCGTCGAGGCCGGGGACCGGTAGCAGGTTCAGCACGCTCGCGGTGAGCTGAAGGAAGGCCAGCAGCGCGACTCCGGCCCAGAACTCCACCGGGCCGCCCGCCTGGATGCCGATCCGCAACGCCGCCACCAGCACCAGCGTGAACAGCACGTTGGTGGCCGGGCCGGCGAGGCTGACCAGGGTGTGCCGCAACCGGCCCGGGATGGCGTGCCGGTCCACCCACACGGCGCCGCCGGGCAGGCCGATGCCGCCCAGCAGCACCACCACCACCGGCAGCACGATCGACAGCAGCGGGTGGGTGTACTTCAACGGGTTGAGCGTCAGGTAGCCGCGGTGGGCGATGTCCCGGTCGCCGGCCCGGAAGGCCACCACCGCGTGCGCGTACTCGTGCAGGCAGAGCGAGACCAGCCACCCGGAGACCACGAAGAGGAACACGTCGAACCGGACGCTGCCGTACCCGTTCCAGGCCAGCACCCCGCTGACCGCGAAGAGGGCGACCAGGCCGAGGAAGACCGGGCTGGGCCGGAACGCCGCCCTGGGCACGCCGAGCACCAGCCGCTCGCCGCCCGGCCGGTCGTAGCCCATCACTCGGCCGTGGGTAGCAGGCTCATCCGGTACTCCACGCGGTCGTCCTCCACGAGCGCGACCGAGGTGACGCCGGACGCCGCGAGCTCCCGCCAGGTCTGACCGATCCAGGATTCGGCGTCGGCCTGGCTGCCGAACGACTCCGCCGGTCCCTCGACCGTCTGGCCGTCCGTGCCCTCGTACCGCCAGCTCCACGCCATGCCGCGTCTCCCCTCGCCGCTGAAGTCCCCGTGGGACGAACCCTCGCCAGCGTAGTCGGCCCGACCCGGAACGGCCGCTCGCTCGCCCCGCCCGCGACCCACGGGCTGATCAACCCATCGGCGGCGGCCGGTACGGTGGCCCGGTGCTGACACGGGGAGTGCTGCTCGGCGACCGGTACCGGCTGGGCGAGCGGGTGGCGACAGGTGGGATGGGCGCGGTCTGGCGCGGCACCGACGTGCTGCTGGAACGCGAGGTGGCCGTGAAGGTGCTGCTGCCGTCGCTGGTCGCCGACCCGGAGTTCACCGCCCGGTTCCGGGCCGAGGCGCAGATGCTGGCGGCGCTGCGGCACCCCGGCGTGGTGGCGGTGCACGACGTCGGGCAGGCCACGCTCGCCGACGGCAGCCGGGTCGACTACCTGGTGATGGAGTACGTCGAGGGCGAGCCGTTGTCCGCCCGGGTGCGCGTGGCGGGTCGGCTGGACCCGGCCACCACCATGTCGGTGCTGGCGCAGGCCGCGGACGCGCTGCACACCGCCCACCTCGCCGGCATCGTGCACCGGGACGTGAAGCCGGGCAACCTGCTGGTCAAGGCGGACGGCAGGGTGGTGCTGGTCGACTTCGGCATCGCCCGGTCCCGCAGCATGGCCGGGCTCACCGCAGCGAACATGGTGCTCGGCACCGCCTCGTACATGTCCCCGGAGCAGGCCACCGGGCAGCCGGTCTCCCCGGCGACCGACGTCTACGCGCTGGGCGCGGTGGCG contains:
- a CDS encoding site-2 protease family protein, producing MGYDRPGGERLVLGVPRAAFRPSPVFLGLVALFAVSGVLAWNGYGSVRFDVFLFVVSGWLVSLCLHEYAHAVVAFRAGDRDIAHRGYLTLNPLKYTHPLLSIVLPVVVVLLGGIGLPGGAVWVDRHAIPGRLRHTLVSLAGPATNVLFTLVLVAALRIGIQAGGPVEFWAGVALLAFLQLTASVLNLLPVPGLDGGNMIQPWLNPQWRRMYDLFAPYGFLLLFALLWNPRIGGWFFDVVFAIGDLLGLPSWLYAAGLDLIRFWQS